In Marinilabiliales bacterium, the genomic stretch TGATGTTCGGAGAAAAGTTCGGAGAAAGTTCGGAGAAAAGTTCGGAGAAAGTTCGGAGAAAATAGTAGAGTTGATTTCCGGGAATCAGTACATATCTGCTTCTGAAATGGCACAAATAATAGGCATTACAGAAAGAGCGGTAGAAAAGCAACTGGCAAAGCTGAAAGAAAAGGACATTGTTGACAGGGTTGGACCGGATAAAGGAGGATATTGGAAAATAAACGTGTAACCGAGCATGAAACCCCGCCAGCTGTTATACGCAAACCGTTGTTGAATATTATTTTATAAAAACTCAAAACCATGGCATACAAGAAGGAACTCACATTCGGACTTATAGTTGCTACCCGCAACATTTTCAATTCAAAGCTGGCCGTAGAGGCCCGCAGGGTGCTGCTTGAAAAAATTGAGAAGTCGGGCCACCGGCATATCATTTTGCCTGCAGGCGAGACCCCGACCGGCAATATCGAGACCTATGAAGACGCGCAGAAATGTGCCGCGCTTTTCAGGAAGCACCGCGACATAATTGACGGGGTGATCGTGGTGCTGCCCAATTTCGGCGACGAGCTGGGCGTGGTCAATACACTCAACCTATCAAAGCTTGACGTGCCAGTGCTCATACAGGCATGCGACGACGATAACGACAAGGTTGATGTCAGGAGCCGCCGTGATGCCTTTTGCGGTAAGATCTCGGTATGCAATAACCTCTACCAGTACGGGATACCGTTCACCGACACCACTTACCACACCTATGCCCTTGAAAGCGAACTGTTTGACAGGGATCTGGACTATTTTGCCGGCGTGTGCCGGGTGGTGAACGGACTGGGCAGCGCCAGGATAGGGGCAATAGGAGCACGCCCCGGGGCATTCCAGACGATGCGCCATAGTGAGAAGCTCTTGCAGGCATACGGCATCACCGTCCTGCCGGTTGACCTTTCTGAAATATTCGCTTCCGCGGAAAAGTACGCTCCGGGATCACCCGAGATGAAAAAGAAGCTTGAAGAGATACGGGAGTACGGCAGTATACCCGAAAGGATCAGGCAGGAGCAGGTGGAGAGGCAGGCAGCCTTCAGCCTGGCGGTGGACAAATGGGTGGAAGAGAACCAGGTAGATGCCACTGCCATCCAGTGCTGGGAATCGGTGCAGAAAAACTACGGTTGCGCCACGTGCCTCACGATGAGCATGATGGGAGAGAGGTTCCTGCCCAGCGCATGCGAGGTTGATGTAGCCGGGGTGGTTTCGATGTATGCCTTGCTGCTTGCCTCTGGCAATCCCCCGGCAATTTTGGACTGGAACAACAACTTCGGCACCGACCGCAACATGTGTGTCTGCACCCACTGCAGCAATTACCCGAAAAGCTTCATGCAGAGCGAGCTGGAAATATCAACTCTCGACATCCTCGGAACCGTTCTGGGTCACGAAGATACTTTCGGCGCCATCAAGGGTAA encodes the following:
- a CDS encoding fucose isomerase: MAYKKELTFGLIVATRNIFNSKLAVEARRVLLEKIEKSGHRHIILPAGETPTGNIETYEDAQKCAALFRKHRDIIDGVIVVLPNFGDELGVVNTLNLSKLDVPVLIQACDDDNDKVDVRSRRDAFCGKISVCNNLYQYGIPFTDTTYHTYALESELFDRDLDYFAGVCRVVNGLGSARIGAIGARPGAFQTMRHSEKLLQAYGITVLPVDLSEIFASAEKYAPGSPEMKKKLEEIREYGSIPERIRQEQVERQAAFSLAVDKWVEENQVDATAIQCWESVQKNYGCATCLTMSMMGERFLPSACEVDVAGVVSMYALLLASGNPPAILDWNNNFGTDRNMCVCTHCSNYPKSFMQSELEISTLDILGTVLGHEDTFGAIKGKVAPGPFSFFRISTDDTAGLIKSYLGEGEFTDDPYGMDGGIAVSKVDNLQQLLKFICRNGFEHHVAMTRGNVASIIEEAVDNYL